The following coding sequences lie in one Polluticoccus soli genomic window:
- a CDS encoding aminoacyl-histidine dipeptidase yields MNEQIRQLAPTALWNHFADLNAVPRPSKKEERVIDFVKKFGEVLGLETKVDEAGNVIIRKPASKGMEDRETIVLQSHLDMVHQKNSDTTFDFNTQGIEMYVDGDWVKAKGTTLGADNGIGVAAIMALLSSTDIAHPPLEALFTIDEETGMTGALELKGGLLTGKMLLNLDTEEDTELTIGCAGGIDATATGNYQQVNAPVGEAFELSVTGLTGGHSGGDIHLGRGNANKLMNRVLLELTGKYDIRITDINGGSLRNAIPRESFATIAVEDKHVAAVKETVAQFAEILRKEFKTTDPNLLLSLNGTVMPTQVMDKEFQQKLLRVIYACPNGIYRMSPDIQGLVQSSNNLARVLVEDGSYSIQCLTRSSVETEKDDLRMAITSAFELMEANVTTGGAYPGWQPNPNATIVKLMSDTYKEMFGEPAHVNAVHAGLECGILGRNYPEMEMISFGPNIYGAHSPDERCQISSVQKFWKYLLEVVNRIPVKK; encoded by the coding sequence ATGAACGAACAGATACGCCAGCTGGCACCCACCGCTTTGTGGAATCATTTTGCTGACCTGAACGCAGTTCCGCGTCCTTCGAAGAAGGAAGAACGTGTGATTGACTTTGTAAAGAAATTTGGTGAAGTCCTGGGGCTGGAAACCAAGGTGGATGAAGCAGGGAACGTGATCATCCGCAAGCCTGCATCGAAAGGAATGGAAGACCGCGAGACCATTGTGCTGCAAAGCCACCTGGATATGGTGCACCAGAAGAACAGTGACACCACTTTCGATTTCAATACACAAGGTATTGAGATGTATGTGGATGGCGACTGGGTGAAAGCTAAAGGCACAACGCTGGGTGCTGATAACGGTATCGGTGTAGCTGCTATCATGGCGCTGTTGTCGTCAACCGATATTGCGCACCCGCCGCTGGAGGCCTTGTTTACCATTGACGAAGAAACGGGTATGACCGGCGCGCTGGAATTGAAAGGCGGCCTGCTGACCGGCAAGATGCTGCTGAACCTGGATACGGAAGAAGATACCGAGCTGACGATAGGCTGTGCGGGTGGTATCGATGCAACGGCGACTGGAAATTACCAGCAAGTAAACGCTCCGGTAGGAGAGGCTTTTGAACTTTCGGTAACTGGATTGACAGGCGGACACTCAGGCGGTGATATACACTTGGGCCGCGGTAATGCTAATAAGCTAATGAACCGCGTGTTGCTGGAGCTGACAGGCAAATACGATATACGTATCACAGATATCAACGGCGGCAGCCTGCGTAATGCGATACCGCGCGAATCGTTTGCGACGATAGCAGTTGAGGATAAACATGTGGCTGCGGTAAAAGAGACCGTAGCGCAGTTTGCCGAGATACTGCGTAAAGAGTTTAAAACAACAGACCCTAACCTGCTGCTGAGCCTGAATGGTACGGTGATGCCGACGCAGGTGATGGATAAAGAGTTTCAGCAGAAACTGCTGCGCGTGATCTATGCTTGCCCTAATGGTATCTACCGTATGAGCCCGGATATCCAGGGGCTGGTGCAAAGTTCTAACAACCTGGCGCGTGTGTTGGTGGAAGATGGCAGCTACAGCATCCAGTGCCTGACCCGCAGCTCGGTAGAAACGGAGAAGGACGACCTGAGGATGGCCATCACCAGCGCGTTTGAATTGATGGAAGCCAATGTAACGACCGGCGGCGCTTACCCCGGCTGGCAGCCTAACCCCAATGCTACTATCGTGAAGCTGATGAGCGATACTTATAAAGAAATGTTTGGCGAACCGGCACATGTGAACGCCGTACACGCCGGACTGGAATGCGGTATACTGGGCAGGAACTATCCGGAAATGGAAATGATCTCTTTCGGTCCGAATATCTACGGCGCACACTCACCAGACGAACGCTGCCAGATCAGCTCAGTGCAGAAGTTCTGGAAGTATTTGCTGGAGGTGGTGAACAGGATACCGGTGAAGAAATAA
- a CDS encoding RDD family protein has translation MNKYRTFWRRLGASIIDSVLFIPYSFIEVESIFSQFIFSTIIYTAVVATYFIFCHGKYGQTLGKKIMGIKVLDVSEDATIGFLRAFYRELPWIVSEVALFVYILVFVFNKQSIEGYEMTEFMISFIWMCLELITMFLNDKRRAIHDFLAGSVVVKV, from the coding sequence ATGAACAAGTATAGAACTTTTTGGAGACGGTTAGGAGCAAGCATAATTGACAGCGTTTTGTTTATTCCATATTCATTTATTGAGGTTGAATCTATTTTTTCACAGTTTATCTTCTCAACAATTATTTATACTGCCGTTGTCGCGACCTACTTCATTTTCTGCCATGGAAAGTATGGTCAAACACTGGGAAAGAAGATAATGGGGATAAAGGTTCTGGACGTCTCTGAAGATGCAACTATTGGATTTTTGAGGGCATTTTATCGCGAACTGCCTTGGATAGTAAGTGAAGTAGCTTTGTTTGTGTACATTCTCGTTTTTGTCTTTAACAAGCAATCGATTGAAGGGTATGAGATGACTGAATTCATGATTTCATTTATTTGGATGTGTTTAGAGCTTATCACAATGTTCCTGAATGATAAGCGTAGGGCAATTCATGATTTTCTCGCAGGGTCAGTTGTGGTAAAAGTTTAG
- a CDS encoding DNA topoisomerase IV subunit B has product MEKPKNYAQPAAKAKPSKNNSANSISLQKGKKKDMAELTNQYTEDSIRSLDWREHIRLRPGMYIGKLGDGSSVDDGIYILLKEVVDNCIDEYTMGFGKRVDLKVQDGTVSVRDYGRGIPLGKVVDVVSKINTGAKYDSKAFQKSVGLNGVGTKAVNALSSYFKVSAFREGKMKTAEFEKGVLTNEHKETTTSEANGTAVFFTPDDSVFRNYHFLSEYIENQVWNYCYLNAGLLINFNGRNYVSKNGLLDLLQRKTNPETMRYPIIHLKGEDVELAITHTGDYGEDIYSFVNGQHTTQGGTHQAAFREAYVKVIRDFFKKDYEASDVRQSICAAIAVRVQEPVFESQTKTKLGSLTMSEGGQSMKSFMLEFLSKELDNYLHKNPTVADALKKRIEQSERERKELSGIRKLANERAKKANLHNKKLRDCRIHLNDDPPSKNKEEFTAKQLESTIFITEGDSASGSITKSRHVESQAVFSLRGKPLNCYGLTKKVVYENEEFNLLQHALNIEEGMEGLRYNNIIIATDADVDGMHIRLLIMTFFLQFFPDLVRNGHVFVLDTPLFRVRNKQKTIYCYSDEERRRAIAELGSKPEITRFKGLGEISPEEFAQFIGEDMRKEPVLLSHDAQIQKLLEYYMGKNTPQRQVFIIDNLRVEKDLIEEVAAS; this is encoded by the coding sequence GTGGAAAAACCGAAAAATTATGCACAACCCGCGGCCAAAGCCAAACCTTCTAAAAACAATTCGGCTAATTCTATTTCTTTGCAGAAAGGAAAGAAGAAAGACATGGCAGAATTAACTAATCAGTATACCGAAGACAGTATCCGGTCGCTCGACTGGCGCGAACACATCCGCCTGCGTCCCGGTATGTATATCGGTAAGCTGGGCGATGGCAGTAGTGTTGACGATGGTATCTATATCCTGCTGAAAGAGGTGGTAGACAACTGTATAGATGAATACACCATGGGCTTCGGCAAGCGTGTAGATCTGAAAGTGCAGGACGGAACTGTAAGCGTGCGTGACTACGGTCGTGGTATCCCCCTGGGTAAAGTGGTAGATGTTGTAAGTAAGATCAATACAGGTGCGAAGTACGATAGCAAAGCCTTCCAGAAATCGGTGGGCCTGAATGGTGTGGGTACCAAGGCGGTGAACGCCCTGAGTAGCTATTTCAAGGTATCGGCCTTCCGCGAAGGCAAAATGAAAACTGCCGAGTTTGAAAAAGGCGTACTGACAAACGAACATAAAGAAACAACCACCAGCGAAGCAAACGGCACAGCTGTATTTTTCACTCCGGATGATTCGGTATTCCGCAACTACCACTTCCTGAGCGAATACATTGAGAACCAGGTATGGAACTACTGCTACCTGAATGCGGGCCTGCTGATCAACTTCAATGGCAGGAACTATGTTTCAAAGAACGGTCTGCTTGACCTCTTGCAGCGCAAGACCAATCCCGAAACCATGCGCTACCCCATCATTCACCTGAAAGGTGAAGATGTGGAACTGGCCATTACACATACGGGTGATTACGGCGAGGACATCTACTCGTTCGTAAATGGTCAGCATACCACACAAGGTGGTACACACCAGGCTGCTTTCCGTGAGGCTTATGTAAAAGTGATCCGCGATTTCTTTAAGAAAGACTACGAAGCATCGGATGTACGCCAGAGCATTTGCGCGGCTATCGCCGTTCGAGTGCAGGAGCCAGTATTTGAATCGCAGACCAAGACCAAACTTGGTTCGCTGACCATGTCTGAAGGCGGCCAGTCTATGAAGTCATTCATGCTGGAATTCCTGTCTAAGGAGCTGGATAACTACCTGCATAAGAATCCGACCGTTGCCGATGCACTGAAGAAACGTATCGAACAAAGTGAGCGTGAACGCAAAGAACTGTCAGGCATCCGTAAGCTGGCCAACGAACGTGCGAAGAAAGCCAACCTTCATAATAAGAAACTGCGCGATTGCCGCATTCACCTGAACGACGATCCGCCAAGCAAAAACAAAGAAGAGTTTACAGCAAAACAACTGGAGAGCACCATCTTTATTACCGAGGGTGACTCGGCCAGCGGTTCAATTACCAAGAGCCGGCATGTGGAATCACAAGCGGTATTCAGCTTGCGTGGTAAGCCGCTTAACTGCTATGGCCTCACCAAGAAAGTAGTGTACGAGAATGAAGAGTTCAACCTGCTTCAACACGCGCTGAATATTGAAGAAGGTATGGAAGGCCTGCGCTATAACAATATCATTATAGCCACCGATGCCGACGTGGATGGTATGCACATCCGCCTGCTCATCATGACGTTCTTCCTCCAGTTCTTCCCAGACCTGGTACGTAACGGCCACGTGTTTGTACTCGACACACCACTGTTCCGTGTGCGTAACAAACAGAAGACCATTTACTGCTACAGCGACGAAGAGCGCAGGCGCGCCATTGCAGAACTGGGCAGCAAACCCGAGATCACACGATTCAAAGGTTTGGGTGAGATATCACCTGAAGAGTTTGCACAATTCATAGGTGAAGACATGCGCAAGGAACCCGTGCTGCTAAGCCACGATGCACAGATACAAAAACTGCTGGAATACTACATGGGCAAGAATACGCCGCAACGCCAGGTGTTCATTATCGACAACCTGCGTGTAGAGAAAGACCTTATAGAAGAAGTAGCAGCATCCTAA
- the htpG gene encoding molecular chaperone HtpG has protein sequence MQEKGTISIHTENIFPIIKKFLYSDNEIFLRELTSNAVDATQKIKRLSSLGQFNGELGELRVEVSFDKDAKTITISDNGLGMTDEEIKKYINQIAFSGATEFMERFKDAKDANEIIGKFGLGFYSAFMVADKVEINTLSYQDGAAPARWICDGSTEFEITDGDRTQRGTDVILYINSDSEEFLDEFKLQGILDKYCKFLPVPIKFGMRTDREPDGEDETGKMKYKEVEIDNIVNTTKPIWTKAPSELTDEDYLDFYDELYPMSEPPLFWIHLNVDYPFNLTGVLYFPKVKNEFELQRNKIKLFSRQVFITDEVKDIVPEFLMLLHGVIDSPDIPLNVSRSFLQADSNVKKINAHITKKVADKLSELYKKDRKAYEEKWKDIGLFVKYGMLSDEKFYDKAKDFALLTNTANEYFTLEEYKTKAEVLQKDKDGTTVYLYSNNPGKQDAFIQSARNKSYDVLLMDSPIDNHFIGQLEHKLEKTALKRVDADVIDKLIDKGDTIAHVLSEDESSKVKAVFEKAINKPAMSVEIESQSADELPVSITMNEFMRRMKDMAAMGGGGPMNFYGALPDNYKVAINANHKLVTRILKAETEEKQTQLAKQAYDLALLSQGMLTGSDLTEFLKRSVDMIEQ, from the coding sequence ATGCAGGAGAAAGGCACTATTTCCATCCATACCGAGAATATCTTCCCCATCATTAAGAAGTTTCTGTATTCTGATAACGAGATCTTCCTGCGAGAGCTTACATCGAATGCAGTAGATGCTACACAAAAGATCAAACGCCTGTCTTCGCTGGGCCAGTTCAATGGCGAACTCGGCGAATTGCGTGTTGAGGTGAGCTTCGATAAAGACGCTAAGACTATCACCATCTCCGACAACGGCCTGGGTATGACCGACGAGGAGATCAAGAAATACATCAACCAGATCGCCTTCTCTGGCGCTACCGAATTCATGGAGCGCTTTAAAGATGCAAAAGACGCTAACGAGATCATCGGTAAGTTCGGTCTCGGTTTCTACTCTGCCTTCATGGTAGCTGATAAAGTAGAGATCAACACGCTTTCTTACCAGGATGGCGCAGCACCTGCACGCTGGATATGCGACGGCAGCACCGAGTTTGAAATAACAGACGGCGACCGCACACAACGCGGTACCGATGTGATACTCTACATCAACAGCGACTCAGAAGAATTCCTCGATGAATTCAAGCTGCAGGGGATACTGGATAAATACTGCAAGTTCCTGCCAGTGCCTATCAAGTTTGGTATGCGTACCGACCGCGAACCAGATGGCGAGGACGAGACAGGCAAGATGAAGTATAAAGAGGTGGAGATCGATAACATCGTCAACACTACAAAACCTATCTGGACCAAAGCGCCTTCTGAACTCACAGACGAAGACTATCTCGATTTTTACGACGAGCTGTACCCAATGTCAGAACCACCGCTGTTCTGGATACACCTGAACGTTGATTATCCTTTCAACCTGACGGGTGTACTCTACTTCCCTAAAGTGAAGAACGAATTCGAACTGCAACGAAATAAGATCAAATTGTTCTCTCGCCAGGTATTCATTACCGACGAAGTAAAAGACATCGTTCCTGAATTCCTGATGCTGTTGCATGGTGTTATCGATTCTCCGGATATCCCGCTGAACGTATCGCGCAGCTTCCTGCAGGCCGATAGCAATGTGAAGAAGATCAATGCGCACATCACCAAGAAAGTAGCCGACAAGCTGAGCGAGCTATACAAGAAGGACCGCAAGGCTTACGAAGAGAAATGGAAAGACATTGGCTTGTTCGTGAAATACGGTATGCTGAGCGATGAGAAGTTTTACGACAAGGCGAAAGACTTCGCGCTGCTCACCAATACAGCCAACGAATACTTTACGCTGGAAGAATACAAGACAAAAGCCGAAGTGCTGCAAAAAGATAAAGACGGCACCACGGTGTACCTCTATAGCAACAACCCCGGCAAACAGGATGCCTTTATCCAGTCTGCAAGGAATAAAAGCTATGACGTGCTGCTGATGGATTCACCTATCGACAACCACTTCATCGGCCAGCTGGAACATAAACTGGAAAAGACGGCGCTGAAACGGGTAGATGCAGACGTTATCGACAAGCTGATAGACAAAGGTGACACCATTGCGCACGTACTGAGCGAAGACGAAAGCAGCAAAGTAAAAGCGGTGTTTGAGAAAGCCATCAACAAGCCTGCTATGAGCGTAGAAATAGAAAGCCAGAGCGCCGACGAACTGCCGGTAAGCATCACAATGAACGAGTTCATGCGCCGAATGAAAGATATGGCTGCCATGGGCGGCGGCGGACCGATGAATTTCTACGGCGCACTTCCTGACAACTACAAAGTAGCCATCAACGCCAACCACAAGCTGGTGACGCGCATACTGAAAGCAGAAACCGAAGAGAAGCAGACGCAACTAGCTAAACAAGCTTACGATCTTGCCTTGCTCTCACAAGGCATGCTCACCGGCAGCGACCTGACCGAGTTCCTGAAGCGTAGCGTGGATATGATAGAACAATAA
- a CDS encoding bifunctional folylpolyglutamate synthase/dihydrofolate synthase yields the protein MNTQAAYNDTIDYLYERLPQFSKQGAAAIKKDLVNITSLCEALGEPYKKFKSVHIAGTNGKGSTSHMLAAILQQSGYRVGLYTSPHLIDFRERIRIDGQQVSKDWVVDFVEKNKKLIEQVEPSFFEVTVAMAFQAFAENEVDFAIIETGLGGRLDSTNIIEPILSIITNISYDHMDVLGNTLEQIAIEKAGIIKAKVPVIIGQQHSETERVFFEQSIHKQSTLYYADAQWDLVRVKQDQQYQYFKAIHRAKMEMFDLKTDLKGNYQVPNIKTALAAIDILKTNHGLNISKENIILALGKVKRLTGLKGRWDIVQQQPLIIADVAHNPAGLKEVLAQWDNVKAKDKHIVLGFVKDKDVSAALSLFPTDNTYYFCQAQIPRALNMNELKQLASEKGLEGKVYPTVDEAVKAARNAAGNTGAVLITGSFFIVGEGLEYLSVNNGLLFPTTLE from the coding sequence ATGAACACACAAGCTGCTTACAACGACACGATCGATTACTTATACGAAAGGCTGCCGCAATTTTCGAAACAAGGCGCTGCAGCTATTAAGAAAGATCTGGTAAACATAACCAGTCTTTGTGAAGCACTGGGAGAACCATATAAAAAGTTCAAATCAGTTCACATTGCCGGTACCAATGGTAAAGGAAGCACCAGCCATATGCTGGCTGCTATACTCCAGCAGTCGGGTTATCGTGTCGGCTTGTACACTTCACCACACCTGATCGACTTCAGGGAGCGTATACGCATTGACGGTCAACAGGTGTCAAAGGATTGGGTGGTTGATTTCGTAGAAAAGAACAAGAAACTCATTGAACAGGTAGAGCCTTCATTTTTTGAAGTAACTGTTGCGATGGCTTTCCAGGCCTTTGCCGAAAATGAAGTTGATTTTGCAATAATCGAAACTGGCCTTGGCGGCCGACTGGATAGCACCAATATCATTGAGCCGATTTTGTCGATCATAACGAATATCAGCTATGATCACATGGATGTGCTCGGCAATACGCTGGAACAGATAGCTATAGAAAAAGCCGGCATCATAAAGGCGAAGGTGCCAGTTATTATCGGCCAACAACATTCGGAAACCGAACGCGTATTCTTTGAGCAGTCTATACACAAACAAAGCACATTGTATTACGCTGATGCACAGTGGGACCTCGTACGTGTAAAACAAGACCAGCAGTATCAGTATTTCAAAGCGATACACCGGGCCAAAATGGAGATGTTTGATCTGAAAACGGATCTGAAAGGCAATTACCAGGTACCTAACATCAAAACAGCACTTGCTGCGATTGACATTCTTAAAACCAACCACGGCCTTAATATATCGAAAGAGAACATAATCCTGGCACTTGGAAAAGTAAAAAGACTAACCGGGCTGAAAGGAAGATGGGATATAGTACAACAACAACCGCTCATCATAGCCGATGTCGCTCATAACCCAGCAGGATTGAAGGAAGTACTGGCTCAATGGGACAATGTCAAAGCTAAAGACAAACACATTGTTCTCGGGTTTGTAAAAGATAAGGACGTAAGTGCCGCACTTTCCCTTTTCCCAACTGACAACACTTATTATTTCTGCCAGGCACAAATTCCAAGGGCGCTAAATATGAATGAGCTAAAACAGTTAGCAAGCGAGAAAGGTCTTGAAGGAAAAGTATACCCTACAGTTGATGAAGCTGTAAAAGCGGCAAGGAACGCTGCAGGCAACACAGGTGCGGTGCTGATAACTGGTAGTTTCTTTATAGTTGGAGAAGGTCTTGAATATTTAAGCGTCAATAACGGCCTATTATTTCCCACGACCCTGGAATAG
- a CDS encoding energy transducer TonB family protein: protein MNIADRHINNRAAAWTVGVHVVLLLLFIFVRYSSPAAQEPLQELGMEVNLGTDEDGSGDDQPMNTADPAATSVATTYKAASAPKPAAKEILRTEDRTAPSIAHTQKVKAREVATQQATSRNTERSTRQNNDNNTNQRPRYVYNGGNGTGGNAGPANIPGRGEGNGNGPGDKGIPGGTPGASNYTGTPGSGNGISHTLSRRSIIAFPPPEAEFREGGKVVIRITVNQNGVITNKQVVSASNGELRAIALRKLEKVKFNKSEEAPEEQFGNITFVFKTRS, encoded by the coding sequence ATGAACATAGCAGATCGTCATATAAACAACCGCGCAGCAGCATGGACTGTGGGCGTGCACGTGGTACTATTGCTGCTGTTCATTTTTGTCAGATATAGTTCCCCCGCAGCGCAGGAACCTTTGCAGGAACTTGGCATGGAAGTGAACCTGGGAACAGACGAAGATGGCAGTGGTGACGATCAGCCAATGAATACAGCAGACCCCGCTGCAACAAGTGTTGCAACTACCTACAAGGCTGCCTCTGCTCCTAAGCCAGCAGCAAAGGAAATATTGCGTACAGAAGATCGCACAGCTCCCTCGATCGCCCACACGCAAAAAGTAAAAGCAAGGGAAGTGGCAACACAACAGGCCACTTCAAGAAATACCGAACGGAGCACCCGTCAGAATAACGATAATAATACGAACCAACGTCCGCGGTACGTCTATAATGGCGGCAACGGAACGGGCGGCAACGCCGGTCCGGCCAATATCCCCGGTCGTGGCGAAGGCAATGGGAATGGCCCCGGCGATAAAGGTATACCTGGTGGAACACCGGGTGCCAGCAATTATACAGGCACTCCTGGCAGCGGCAATGGCATAAGTCATACGCTCAGCCGTCGCTCCATTATCGCATTTCCTCCACCTGAAGCTGAATTCAGGGAAGGTGGCAAGGTGGTCATCCGCATAACAGTCAATCAAAACGGGGTTATTACAAATAAACAGGTAGTGTCCGCCAGCAACGGCGAATTACGCGCTATTGCGCTGAGAAAGCTGGAAAAAGTAAAATTCAATAAAAGCGAAGAAGCGCCTGAAGAACAGTTTGGCAATATTACCTTTGTGTTCAAAACCCGTTCTTAA
- a CDS encoding radical SAM protein produces MLSSSPYLLYADGQGNTFEDTSLYAIGRTGWDAVPVPEEDWIELPDGGSLYQLPDRRGIGIDVKTGEMRLCEKGWAVAAFIPPAHTGLYLAAFEAIPDAQTLPLFCYTAVGWHDGKFYVPAVRIERDIRQECKGYDDNKIELGVEHMLEAYPHNRLVQHLANNCALTYHCPAARNYFMGRWECPIPSSPACNANCIGCISFQPQEETITSSQDRLTFKPTAAEIVEFTVPHLETAPYPIVSFGQGCEGEPLLMWETIKESIIEIRKHTKKGSININTNGSKPAAVEQLMQAGLDSIRVSLNSVRPEIYTKYYLPNNYKFEDIVESIRIVRNHGGWASINYFTFPGMTDSVDEYEAMRELIKYTDLSMIQWRNFNIDPDWYLGKLGVTDTGEYIGIKQMMELLHEEFPNVKFGYYNPPMERMRNFETDFAH; encoded by the coding sequence ATGTTATCAAGTTCACCATACCTGCTGTATGCAGACGGCCAGGGCAATACTTTTGAGGACACCTCCCTGTATGCAATAGGAAGAACAGGCTGGGATGCGGTTCCTGTACCTGAAGAAGATTGGATAGAGTTGCCCGATGGTGGTTCGCTGTACCAGCTACCTGATCGCAGGGGCATAGGCATCGATGTAAAGACAGGTGAAATGCGCCTTTGCGAAAAAGGATGGGCAGTAGCTGCATTTATCCCACCTGCGCACACCGGCCTTTACCTGGCCGCATTTGAAGCTATACCAGATGCTCAAACGCTTCCTTTGTTCTGCTACACCGCAGTAGGTTGGCACGACGGGAAATTCTATGTGCCTGCAGTACGCATCGAACGTGATATACGCCAGGAATGCAAAGGCTACGATGACAACAAGATAGAGCTTGGTGTAGAACACATGCTTGAAGCTTACCCGCACAACAGGCTGGTGCAACACCTCGCTAATAACTGTGCACTCACCTACCATTGCCCGGCAGCAAGAAACTATTTCATGGGCCGTTGGGAATGTCCAATACCTTCTTCGCCGGCATGTAACGCTAACTGTATCGGTTGCATATCTTTCCAACCGCAAGAAGAAACCATCACTTCATCTCAAGATCGCTTGACGTTCAAACCAACTGCTGCGGAGATAGTAGAATTCACGGTTCCACACCTTGAAACTGCTCCTTACCCCATCGTAAGTTTCGGCCAGGGTTGTGAAGGTGAGCCATTGCTGATGTGGGAAACAATAAAAGAGTCTATCATCGAGATACGCAAGCATACGAAGAAAGGCAGCATTAACATTAACACCAATGGTAGCAAACCAGCGGCAGTCGAGCAGCTAATGCAAGCCGGCCTTGACAGCATTCGTGTAAGTCTCAACTCGGTAAGGCCCGAGATCTACACCAAATACTACCTGCCTAACAACTATAAGTTTGAAGACATTGTTGAAAGCATCCGCATCGTTCGCAACCATGGTGGCTGGGCTTCTATCAATTATTTCACATTCCCCGGCATGACCGACAGTGTTGATGAATATGAAGCCATGCGTGAACTGATAAAGTATACAGACCTGAGCATGATACAGTGGCGCAACTTCAACATCGACCCTGATTGGTACCTAGGTAAACTCGGCGTTACAGACACGGGCGAATATATCGGTATCAAGCAAATGATGGAACTGCTGCACGAGGAGTTCCCGAATGTAAAATTTGGCTATTACAATCCGCCTATGGAGCGCATGCGCAATTTCGAAACAGATTTTGCACATTAA
- a CDS encoding VOC family protein, giving the protein MQFKNAISWFEIPATDLDRAQKFYETIFGIKMISADFPNLRMRMFPIEDPMGVGGALCDSEGFHTPSATDGPLIYLNANPDVQLVLDKVEAAGGSIMVHKTEISPEYGYMAVILDTEGNRIALHSVPSSQAV; this is encoded by the coding sequence ATGCAATTCAAAAATGCCATAAGCTGGTTTGAGATACCGGCCACTGACCTTGACCGCGCTCAGAAATTCTATGAAACTATCTTCGGCATCAAGATGATATCGGCCGACTTTCCCAATCTTAGGATGCGCATGTTCCCGATAGAAGACCCGATGGGTGTGGGCGGCGCTCTTTGCGATAGCGAGGGCTTTCATACGCCGTCAGCTACCGACGGTCCACTGATATACCTGAATGCCAACCCGGATGTGCAGCTGGTGCTGGATAAGGTAGAAGCAGCAGGCGGTTCGATCATGGTTCATAAAACGGAGATATCTCCTGAATACGGTTACATGGCTGTAATACTGGATACTGAAGGCAATCGCATTGCTTTACATTCGGTGCCTTCTTCTCAGGCTGTTTAG
- a CDS encoding DUF3658 domain-containing protein: MIYHIVVGDLAAAPLNEAVMSEPSLQGEVIVMKDILHVGPIQKAEGQSFSELRTEFWQQVIPQDKELKVDDMERLLEISNALYKDETAQAWFWMAPAPADVVAYHWMLPYLSKHMGRFFLLNIANLPFLNEAGKVFYPKSISEILPKELVKARRLARPVTHAEVEVDGDEWRKLVEENAGIRTHGGGKKLASQPETHYDNQLMSFCSHQFQKASRIVTQALSKFGLPTGDVHLGWRLRKMAEEGKLLLQGNVMKELKDFEVKLPGGDAGQAPVAEENAAVS, translated from the coding sequence ATGATTTACCACATAGTAGTTGGAGACCTGGCAGCGGCTCCCTTGAATGAAGCTGTAATGTCAGAGCCTTCGCTGCAGGGCGAAGTGATCGTGATGAAGGATATTCTGCATGTTGGCCCTATCCAAAAAGCAGAGGGACAAAGCTTTAGCGAACTGCGTACCGAATTCTGGCAGCAAGTGATACCGCAAGACAAGGAGCTGAAAGTGGACGATATGGAGCGCCTGCTGGAGATCTCAAATGCCTTGTACAAAGACGAAACTGCACAGGCCTGGTTTTGGATGGCTCCAGCCCCTGCCGATGTGGTGGCTTATCATTGGATGCTCCCCTACCTGAGCAAGCACATGGGCAGGTTCTTCCTGTTGAACATAGCCAACCTTCCGTTCCTTAACGAAGCAGGCAAAGTATTCTATCCTAAGAGTATCAGCGAGATACTACCTAAAGAACTGGTTAAAGCTCGCAGGCTGGCCCGCCCTGTCACCCACGCCGAAGTAGAAGTAGACGGTGACGAATGGCGCAAACTGGTAGAGGAAAATGCAGGTATCCGTACGCACGGTGGTGGCAAAAAACTGGCATCCCAACCGGAGACACATTACGATAACCAGCTGATGAGCTTCTGCTCACACCAATTCCAGAAGGCCTCGCGCATTGTTACCCAGGCATTGAGCAAGTTTGGCCTGCCTACTGGCGATGTGCATCTTGGATGGCGTTTGCGCAAGATGGCTGAGGAAGGCAAACTGTTGCTGCAAGGCAATGTGATGAAGGAACTGAAGGACTTCGAGGTAAAACTGCCAGGTGGCGACGCCGGGCAGGCCCCGGTAGCCGAAGAGAATGCCGCCGTATCATGA